A part of Osmerus mordax isolate fOsmMor3 chromosome 10, fOsmMor3.pri, whole genome shotgun sequence genomic DNA contains:
- the LOC136950109 gene encoding nitric oxide synthase, inducible-like isoform X1 gives MKVLQDDNTKSRLAEPKLERRTRCPFSLAINNIQNGSRYQDTLHTRAVKNQACGSISCQGSLMTPKKLIQNPKLAPTAHDEILPQAIDFLNLLFKSKVNPKIEDHLARLETIVMETDVTGTYELTLEELSFAAKQAWRNAPRCIGRIQWSNLQVFDGRKCTTTQEMFDLLCKHLKYATNGGNLRSAITIFRQRMTGRGDFRVWNSQLLKYAGYRMPDGSIQGDPSSLEFTQICIQLGWRPKYGLFDMLPLVLQANGEDPDLFEIPLDCILEVAMEHPQHEWFKDLGLKWYTLPAVSGMLLEVGGLEFSACPFNGWYMGTEIGVRDFCDYQRYNILEEVGRKMGLHTQRLSSLWKDQALVTINVAVIHSFQKNKVTISDHHSMAESFMKHMESEYRLRGGCPADWVWLVPPMSGSLTPVFHQEMVNYILSPFYYYQSDPWISHNWSDKKKFMIRQKISFKAVARVVLLSSIFMRRFMASRVKCTVLFASETGNSQTFALKLHTMLNGAFNSRMLCMEDYNICDIDTESLLIVVTSTFGNGSPPANGEGFKEQLFSLLHLSRQLRYCVFGLGSRMYPKFCAFAHTVDDKLEELGAMRLAPIGEGDEMNGQEEAFLAWASVTLKVACEEFNIQMQLSFKLPGADQLWESWEPMKYRVSHEISHLDRCAALAAAHSKTVLPMKLKRRQDLQSSHSSQSTILVELEMETRNDVLSFCPGDHIGICPGNPLQQVAGILKFIPNASLINQSLCLEYCSDSYSDNKRNWATLDRIPACPLSEALTYFLDVTTTPSQNLLYKLSQITNQEEHRQRLLTLATDLKEYITWKMFKCPTFLEVLEEFPTLEPSEAFLYSQLPLLKPRLYSISSSPALNPNEIHVTVSVVNYHTEDGQGPLHHGVCSTWLNNINEGDMVPCYIQSSSGFHLPAEASAPIILVGNGSGIAPFRGFWQQRLCDMKCPGFSGTPINLVFGCQTSETDHLYKEETLDMRRQGVLKNVISAYSRQPGQPKVYVQDILREKMGEEVLRVLHQQGGHLYVCGGVNMAHGVTLAVQDILCKQLGMTSTQAEDYVTQLKIKKKYHEDIYGVKI, from the exons ATGAAAGTGCTTCAAGATGACAACACAAAATCTCGGTTGGCAGAGCCAAAG TTGGAAAGGAGAACCAGATGTCCGTTTTCATTAGCCATCAACAACATCCAGAATGGCTCACGCTACCAGGACACGCTGCACACGCGGGCTGTCAAG AATCAGGCATGTGGCTCAATCAGTTGTCAGGGTTCATTAATGACTCCCAAAAAATTGATTCAGAATCCCAAACTGGCTCCAACTGCTCACGATGAGATACTTCCCCAGGCTATTGACTTCCTTAACCTGTTATTCAAGTCCAAAGTAAA TCCCAAAATTGAGGACCATCTTGCAAGATTGGAGACGATTGTTATGGAAACTGATGTCACCGGAACATATGAGCTGACATTGGAAGAACTGTCGTTTGCTGCCAAACAAGCATGGAGGAATGCTCCAAGATGCATTGGTAGGATTCAGTGGTCTAATTTAcag GTTTTCGATGGCAGAAAGTGCACAACTACTCAGGAAATGTTTGATCTGTTGTGCAAGCACTTAAAGTATGCCACAAATGGCGGAAACCTAAG GTCGGCAATTACCATTTTCCGTCAGAGAATGACTGGTAGGGGTGATTTCCGGGTGTGGAACAGTCAGCTGCTGAAATATGCAGGGTATCGAATGCCCGATGGAAGTATCCAGGGAGATCCCTCCAGTCTGGAATTCACTCAG ATATGTATCCAGCTTGGATGGAGACCGAAATATGGCCTCTTTGACATGTTGCCTTTGGTATTGCAAGCCAATGGAGAAGATCCAGACTTATTTGAAATTCCACTGGATTGTATTCTAGAAGTTGCCATGGAACACCCACA GCATGAATGGTTTAAGGACCTTGGACTGAAGTGGTACACTCTTCCAGCAGTTTCTGGTATGCTGTTAGAAGTAGGCGGACTGGAGTTTTCAGCGTGTCCCTTCAACGGCTGGTACATGGGCACAGAAATTGGTGTCAGGGACTTTTGTGACTACCAACGCTATAACATTCTCGAG GAGGTTGGCCGCAAGATGGGCTTACATACTCAAAGGCTGTCCTCGCTGTGGAAGGACCAGGCATTGGTGACCATTAATGTTGCAGTGATACACAGTTTTCAG AAAAACAAAGTGACCATCTCTGACCACCACTCCATGGCAGAATCCTTTATGAAGCACATGGAGTCGGAGTACCGGCTCCGTGGTGGCTGTCCCGCAGACTGGGTCTGGTTGGTTCCCCCCATGTCAGGCTCCCTCACGCCTGTCTTCCACCAGGAAATGGTCAACTACATCCTCTCTCCATTTTACTACTACCAG TCTGACCCCTGGATCAGCCATAACTGGAGCGATAAGAAAAAGTTCATGATCAGACAGAAGATCAGCTTCAAAGCCGTGGCCAG GGTAGTCCTCTTGTCCTCAATCTTCATGAGGAGATTCATGgccagcagggtgaagtgcacaGTACTGTTTGCCTCAGAAACTGGAAATTCACAGACATTTGCCCTGAAACTCCACACCATGCTTAATGGTGCCTTCAACTCCAGG ATGCTTTGCATGGAAGACTACAACATCTGTGACATAGACACAGAAAGCCTCTTGATTGTGGTAACCAGCACTTTCGGAAACGGAAGCCCTCCTGCAAAtggagag GGTTTTAAGGAGCAGCTCTTCTCCTTGCTGCATCTTAGCAGACAGTTGAG ATACTGTGTATTTGGGCTTGGCTCCCGGATGTACCCCAAGTTTTGCGCCTTCGCTCACACAGTGGATGACAAGCTAGAAGAGCTGGGTGCTATGCGGCTAGCTCCCATTGGAGAAGGGGATGAGATGAACGGACAGGAGGAAGCCTTCTTGGCATGGGCATCTGTGACTCTCAAG GTTGCCTGTGAAGAGTTCAACATCCAAATGCAGCTGAGCTTTAAGCTGCCAGGGGCGGATCAGCTTTGGGAGTCATGGGAGCCCATGAAATATCGAGTTTCGCATGAAATCAGCCACTTGGACCGCTGTGCAG CACTGGCAGCTGCCCATTCTAAAACAGTGCTCCCCATGAAACTGAAAAGAAGACAGGATCTGCAGAGCTCTCATTCAAG TCAGTCCACTATTCTAGTGGAGCTAGAGATGGAAACAAGGAATGATGTCTTGAGCTTCTGTCCTGGTGACCACATTGGTATATGTCCTGGGAATCCACTACAACAAGTGGCAGGCATCCTCAAGTTCATCCCTAATGCTTCCCTGATCAACCAGAGCCTTTGTCTGGAATATTGCAGTGACTCCTATTCTG ATAACAAGAGAAACTGGGCCACTTTGGACCGTATCCCAGCATGCCCTTTGTCAGAGGCTTTAACATACTTCCTGGATGTGACCACAACCCCCTCTCAGAATCTACTCTACAAACTTTCTCAGATAACAAACCAGGAGGAGCACCGCCAGCGCCTGCTAACTCTGGCGACG GACTTAAAGGAATATATTACATGGAAGATGTTCAAGTGTCCCACGTTCCTGGAAGTCCTAGAGGAGTTCCCAACCCTGGAGCCATCAGAGGCCTTTCTCTACAGCCAGCTACCCTTGCTGAAGCCCCGCCTCTATTCTATcagctcctcccctgctctgaATCCCAATGAGATCCATGTCACAGTTTCTGTGGTCAACTACCATACTGAAG ATGGACAGGGTCCTCTTCACCATGGGGTCTGCAGTACCTGGCTAAACAACATCAATGAAGGAGATATGGTCCCCTGTTACATCCAAAG CTCCAGTGGATTTCATCTTCCTGCAGAAGCCAGCGCCCCAATCATCTTAGTGGGGAATGGAAGCGGGATTGCCCCCTTCAGGGGGTTCTGGCAGCAACGACTTTGTGACATGAAATGTCCAG GATTCTCCGGAACTCCGATTAACCTGGTGTTTGGTTGCCAGACTTCAGAGACTGACCACCTGTACAAAGAGGAGACACTGGACATGAGAAGACAAGGTGTTCTGAAGAACGTAATATCGGCATACTCGCGTCAGCCAGGACAACCTAAG GTCTACGTGCAGGATATCCTGAGGGAGAAGATGGGCGAAGAGGTGCTGAGAGTTCTGCACCAGCAGGGGGGGCACCTgtacgtgtgtgggggggtgaacaTGGCACATGGCGTGACCCTCGCGGTGCAAGACATCCTGTGCAAACAGCTTGGCATGACCAGCACTCAGGCGGAGGACTACGTGACCCAACTCAAG ATCAAAAAGAAATACCATGAAGATATCTATGGAGTCAAGATTTAG
- the LOC136950109 gene encoding nitric oxide synthase, inducible-like isoform X2 gives MEHPQHEWFKDLGLKWYTLPAVSGMLLEVGGLEFSACPFNGWYMGTEIGVRDFCDYQRYNILEEVGRKMGLHTQRLSSLWKDQALVTINVAVIHSFQKNKVTISDHHSMAESFMKHMESEYRLRGGCPADWVWLVPPMSGSLTPVFHQEMVNYILSPFYYYQSDPWISHNWSDKKKFMIRQKISFKAVARVVLLSSIFMRRFMASRVKCTVLFASETGNSQTFALKLHTMLNGAFNSRMLCMEDYNICDIDTESLLIVVTSTFGNGSPPANGEGFKEQLFSLLHLSRQLRYCVFGLGSRMYPKFCAFAHTVDDKLEELGAMRLAPIGEGDEMNGQEEAFLAWASVTLKVACEEFNIQMQLSFKLPGADQLWESWEPMKYRVSHEISHLDRCAALAAAHSKTVLPMKLKRRQDLQSSHSSQSTILVELEMETRNDVLSFCPGDHIGICPGNPLQQVAGILKFIPNASLINQSLCLEYCSDSYSDNKRNWATLDRIPACPLSEALTYFLDVTTTPSQNLLYKLSQITNQEEHRQRLLTLATDLKEYITWKMFKCPTFLEVLEEFPTLEPSEAFLYSQLPLLKPRLYSISSSPALNPNEIHVTVSVVNYHTEDGQGPLHHGVCSTWLNNINEGDMVPCYIQSSSGFHLPAEASAPIILVGNGSGIAPFRGFWQQRLCDMKCPGFSGTPINLVFGCQTSETDHLYKEETLDMRRQGVLKNVISAYSRQPGQPKVYVQDILREKMGEEVLRVLHQQGGHLYVCGGVNMAHGVTLAVQDILCKQLGMTSTQAEDYVTQLKIKKKYHEDIYGVKI, from the exons ATGGAACACCCACA GCATGAATGGTTTAAGGACCTTGGACTGAAGTGGTACACTCTTCCAGCAGTTTCTGGTATGCTGTTAGAAGTAGGCGGACTGGAGTTTTCAGCGTGTCCCTTCAACGGCTGGTACATGGGCACAGAAATTGGTGTCAGGGACTTTTGTGACTACCAACGCTATAACATTCTCGAG GAGGTTGGCCGCAAGATGGGCTTACATACTCAAAGGCTGTCCTCGCTGTGGAAGGACCAGGCATTGGTGACCATTAATGTTGCAGTGATACACAGTTTTCAG AAAAACAAAGTGACCATCTCTGACCACCACTCCATGGCAGAATCCTTTATGAAGCACATGGAGTCGGAGTACCGGCTCCGTGGTGGCTGTCCCGCAGACTGGGTCTGGTTGGTTCCCCCCATGTCAGGCTCCCTCACGCCTGTCTTCCACCAGGAAATGGTCAACTACATCCTCTCTCCATTTTACTACTACCAG TCTGACCCCTGGATCAGCCATAACTGGAGCGATAAGAAAAAGTTCATGATCAGACAGAAGATCAGCTTCAAAGCCGTGGCCAG GGTAGTCCTCTTGTCCTCAATCTTCATGAGGAGATTCATGgccagcagggtgaagtgcacaGTACTGTTTGCCTCAGAAACTGGAAATTCACAGACATTTGCCCTGAAACTCCACACCATGCTTAATGGTGCCTTCAACTCCAGG ATGCTTTGCATGGAAGACTACAACATCTGTGACATAGACACAGAAAGCCTCTTGATTGTGGTAACCAGCACTTTCGGAAACGGAAGCCCTCCTGCAAAtggagag GGTTTTAAGGAGCAGCTCTTCTCCTTGCTGCATCTTAGCAGACAGTTGAG ATACTGTGTATTTGGGCTTGGCTCCCGGATGTACCCCAAGTTTTGCGCCTTCGCTCACACAGTGGATGACAAGCTAGAAGAGCTGGGTGCTATGCGGCTAGCTCCCATTGGAGAAGGGGATGAGATGAACGGACAGGAGGAAGCCTTCTTGGCATGGGCATCTGTGACTCTCAAG GTTGCCTGTGAAGAGTTCAACATCCAAATGCAGCTGAGCTTTAAGCTGCCAGGGGCGGATCAGCTTTGGGAGTCATGGGAGCCCATGAAATATCGAGTTTCGCATGAAATCAGCCACTTGGACCGCTGTGCAG CACTGGCAGCTGCCCATTCTAAAACAGTGCTCCCCATGAAACTGAAAAGAAGACAGGATCTGCAGAGCTCTCATTCAAG TCAGTCCACTATTCTAGTGGAGCTAGAGATGGAAACAAGGAATGATGTCTTGAGCTTCTGTCCTGGTGACCACATTGGTATATGTCCTGGGAATCCACTACAACAAGTGGCAGGCATCCTCAAGTTCATCCCTAATGCTTCCCTGATCAACCAGAGCCTTTGTCTGGAATATTGCAGTGACTCCTATTCTG ATAACAAGAGAAACTGGGCCACTTTGGACCGTATCCCAGCATGCCCTTTGTCAGAGGCTTTAACATACTTCCTGGATGTGACCACAACCCCCTCTCAGAATCTACTCTACAAACTTTCTCAGATAACAAACCAGGAGGAGCACCGCCAGCGCCTGCTAACTCTGGCGACG GACTTAAAGGAATATATTACATGGAAGATGTTCAAGTGTCCCACGTTCCTGGAAGTCCTAGAGGAGTTCCCAACCCTGGAGCCATCAGAGGCCTTTCTCTACAGCCAGCTACCCTTGCTGAAGCCCCGCCTCTATTCTATcagctcctcccctgctctgaATCCCAATGAGATCCATGTCACAGTTTCTGTGGTCAACTACCATACTGAAG ATGGACAGGGTCCTCTTCACCATGGGGTCTGCAGTACCTGGCTAAACAACATCAATGAAGGAGATATGGTCCCCTGTTACATCCAAAG CTCCAGTGGATTTCATCTTCCTGCAGAAGCCAGCGCCCCAATCATCTTAGTGGGGAATGGAAGCGGGATTGCCCCCTTCAGGGGGTTCTGGCAGCAACGACTTTGTGACATGAAATGTCCAG GATTCTCCGGAACTCCGATTAACCTGGTGTTTGGTTGCCAGACTTCAGAGACTGACCACCTGTACAAAGAGGAGACACTGGACATGAGAAGACAAGGTGTTCTGAAGAACGTAATATCGGCATACTCGCGTCAGCCAGGACAACCTAAG GTCTACGTGCAGGATATCCTGAGGGAGAAGATGGGCGAAGAGGTGCTGAGAGTTCTGCACCAGCAGGGGGGGCACCTgtacgtgtgtgggggggtgaacaTGGCACATGGCGTGACCCTCGCGGTGCAAGACATCCTGTGCAAACAGCTTGGCATGACCAGCACTCAGGCGGAGGACTACGTGACCCAACTCAAG ATCAAAAAGAAATACCATGAAGATATCTATGGAGTCAAGATTTAG